gtaatattatggatatttagacagaatgggaacaaggtcacacagctcgatggcgggttgaagaaaacagtgtgcaaataatgcctacaaggccaacgtatacactactacagcggtggatacggattacgtaaaatatatgaatgctgcttgaaaaaagtgactccggtgtttttctggagacggtaatattatggatatttagacagaatgggaacaaggtcacacagctcgatggcgggttgaagaaaacagtgtgcaaataatgcctacaaggtcaacgtatacactactacagcggtggatacggattacgtaaaatatatgaatgctgcttgaaaaaagtgactccggtgttttttctggagacggtaatattatggatatttagacagaatgggaacaaggtcacacagctcgatggcgggttgaagaaaacagtgtgcaaataatgcctacaaggccaacgtatacactactacagcggtggatacggattacgtaaaatatatgaatgctgcttgaaaaaagtgactccggtgttttttctggagacggtaatattatggatatttagacagaatgggaacaaggtcacacagctcgatggcgggttgaagaaaacagtgtgcaaataatgcctacaaggccaacgtatacactactacagcggtggatacggattacgtaaaatatattatggctgcttgaaaaaagtgactccggtgttttttctggagacggtaatattatggatatttagacagaatgggaacaaggtcacacagctcgatggcgggttgaagaaaacagtgtgcaaataatgcctacaaggccaacgtatacactactacagcggtggatacggattacgtaaatatatattatggctgcttgaaaaaagtgactccggtgtttttctggagacggtaatattatggatatttagacagaatgtgaacaaggtcacacagctcgatggcgggttgaagaaaacagtgtgcaaataatgcctacagggcaaataatgcctaaaaggtcaacttatacactactacagcggtagtaaataaaaaaaagtaaaataaaaaaaaaaatgaatattaaaaaaaaaaattaaagttggtgctgctgaactactaggagcagcagattagcacaccagtcccactccccaacactgctagactaatagcactgggctcttatagtagtagtagtagtagtagtagtaaaacaacaaaaaaataaataaaagcagtccttacaaggactactgttattgcagcagtcagcagatgagatcagaagcaggacagctgcccactgcagctacatacagagcactgcagtagaaggtagattactagccagcaaagctacctaagctaaaatgtccctcaaacccctgcagacttctgtccctccaataacagagcagtatcaaaacgattactagccagcaaactttcaactgtccctgaaatcactaacaggcagcagctctctccctacactatctcttcagcacacacaggcagagtgaaaaaacgctgcagggcttcggtttttatagggaaggggagtggtccaggggagagcttcctgattggctgccatgtacctgctggtctggggtgagagggcaaaaaaaagcgccaacaatggcgaacccaaaatggcgaacgtcgcgcgacgttcgcgaacttccggcgagcgcgaacacccgatgttcgcgcgaacaagttcgccggcgaacagttcgcgacatctctagcgaGAGCGGCGCCTCACTACATGCCattacatgtctattgctaacaccttcagcacacaggcagcagtatagatgatcatttcactaatcatgtgcccaaatattactgctatggctatgtgattcctgatcgcactgtgctggggggccacattattaataattttgtgatggaggctgagggccggtgtaaatttgaaaatgggccgcaattggcccgtgggcctgactttggactagactggttttgtttccaataaggatccagttgggatcaagtacaaggtactgttccaCCTTCTCATTCTAAGGGGGCTTCAAATTGTAGGAACTTTGAGCCAATGGCAGCCCTCATTTGTATGGTATGTATACTTGTAAacttccaaaaatgtataaatatacagtatatatctgttTCTGCTCATGTTATTTCCTGTAGTGTGTTACAATATATAACATGAATTTACAAACTCATCAGTTagcaaagatacaaaaaaaaacctacatccCCATAGCAGGTAAAACCTGCAGACTGTAAACATGCAAGTAGCCAACTGGCATAACTCCAGGATAATAATCCAACTCTCTGATATTTGCACCTCGCAGTCCCTTTATCACATTTCCTTGACCTTCTTGACGCTGATTATTTTTGTCTTCCTCCTAATCAGTTTGTTTTCCTTTGTGCTTCTCATTGAGATGTACTCTGAAACAAACTAATCACTGATGACTTAAACATTAAAGGACAGTTAATGTTTCGCTATGTTTGTTCAAAGAGATGTAATTTCATTTTGGATCCTGCAATgtctgtgttatatatatatatatatatatatataaataaaaaattatgtcTGTGCTTTGAAGGTAACGAAGTGTCTGCAATACTCAGTATATAGTGGCTAAAGGttatatgtttaaaaacaattacaaatgccTCAAATTGTATATAAGCTCCCTTAGAATTAGATATTATTCGTACAATCAAAAAGAAGAAATCGTGGGAACTATTCCCATTCTAGTCAAACACTTTTAGGGGCTCTAGTATAGATCCGAGGCAAAAAAAGAGACAGTCAGAATACGTACTAAATACATGGAACATCAGGCCACACTTCATAGGAAGGGAAATGATTCCTTACAAAATTGCCCAAAAAATGTTGACTATACGGGGGCTCATTCACTCACAGGTAACAGCTCAACGATAATGAGCTATTTAGACCCTTTGGATGAACACAGTTCAGTTTATATGTCCAGAATGCTTCTCTCTGTAACAAAGCTTGATCAATGTTGCCTCCCTTGGTAGATCTGCAATACAATCAATTggcatgcatttaaatgcagAAGCAGGATGTTTGGCCATCAACCAATGCTGAGCCACAGGTTGTTTCGATATATCCTGTTTGGTGTCTTTCCTGGGTTTGGGGTCGAGTGCGGCCCTGATGGTTGCCCGGTGCATGCTGATACGCTCCCTCAGTTGTCTACGGGTTTTACCACAATATAATaaaccacacgggcatttaattatatatatcacGTTCTGTGAAATGCAGGTCAATCTCTGCTTAATCTCATATGGTTTGCCCGTGTGTGGATGAAAGAACTTGTCTCCTGTGATCAGGGAGCTGCACATAACACAACCACCACATCTGTAAACACCCACTTTGCCTGTAACCATCAATGATTTATACTTGCTTACCGGGTCCGCCGGTGACAGAAGTTCTTTTATATTCCTATGCCTCCTGTGTCCAAAGCGAATCCGTTTACGGTTAATGCCCGTGAGTTCCGTGTCAGTTTGAACGATAGGCCATTGCTGTAATACAGATTGCTTAATTAAAGGGGTACATGCATCAAATGTGGTCATATAATAAATTATGTCCTCCGCATTTTTCTTTTCAACAGTACCCATTGGGCCCCTCAAGATAAGCTCTCGATCCTGGGATTCtgcccttttttttgttttatctatTAGATCACTGGGGTACCCTCTCTCCAGAAACTTCTGAGCCATAGTCTCCAATGCCTTAGTCCTTTCTAGCTCGTTACTCGTTATGCGAATGACACGAAGCATCTGCGATTTTGGCAACGAATTGAGCAAATGACGGGGATGTCCACTGCTATAATGCAGTAACGAATTCCTATCCGTAGGTTTTTGGAATATCTTAGTGTGTAATCGGTGTGATTCTATGTCCTTATACACCGTTACATCAAGATAGTCTATACTGCTACAATTTTTTGTGTGCAGTAAACCTTATTGGAGATGCTGTCCCATTAAGATCTGATATAAAGAGCGATAGCTGATCCTCAGTGCCATACCACAAAAAGAATAGATCGTCTATGTAGCGCCTATAGTACCCACCATGCTTGTGAAACATTGGATGGCCATATATGTACGTTGTTTCATAATCATGCATAAACGTATTTGCATAAGTAGGCGCTACATTAGAACCCATAGCGGTCCCCGACAACTGTATGTAGAAATTGTTTTCAAACTTGAAGTAATTTTTATGCAGTATAAAATCAAGTAAATCTATCACAAATTCCGATGGGGACCTGCATATGTTGGGCTTTCATACAGCAGTTTTCTCACTGCATCTATTCCTTTGTCGTGTGGTATGCACGTGTAGAGACTGTGGACGTCCATAGTTACAAAAAGGAAGTTCATGTTGGCTGTATCAATACTagcaaccatttttaaaaaatctgttgtgtCACTTAAATAAGAACCCAGCTGCCTTACTAGGGGCTGTAGTAACATATCCACATACCCCGATATTTTTTCAGTCAAGGAACCCCTGGCCGATATAATTGGCCTCCCGGGGGTTGGGTTAACGATTTATGGACCTTTGGTATAGTATAAATCACAGGTCTTACCGGATGCTCAACGTATAGTCCATTATATAAAGTCTCCGATATCCATCCGTGGGTACACGCTTCCTCCAGCAGAATCTTAAGCTGTGTCTGAAATTTGAGAGTAGGGTCATAGCTTAGTTTACAGTAACAACTTGCGTCTGATAACTGTCCCAATATTTCAGTTCTGTAATACTCGTAGTCAAGAACCACTACTGCCCCTCCCTTGTCAGCGGGCTTCACGATTATATTGGAATTCTCACGTAACCCTCTCAGGGCCGTACGTTCCTCTTTGGTACAATTCCCCCTATTGCGTGATTGTTGTAAGAAATCTGGTACTGCTGCGTCCAACATGCGTGAAAATGTACGTAAAGATGCATTATTAATAATCGGGTCAAAGACACTTTTGGCTCTAAATTGGGGTATAATCCTATCGTCCTCTGTTATGCTCCTCCTGGCTCCTTTAAAGTGCTCCTGCAGTCTCAATGTTCGCGAAAATCTATAATTGTCCACAATAATGTTAAAGTCCTGAGGCACTACAGAAGGAACATAGGATAACCCCTTAATCAGTACGCTTACCTCCGGTGGCGTTAGCTGATGTCCTGACAGATTTATAATCGCCTGCTCGGCAGCACTCTGCTCCCCTGGCGTGGAGGTCTGCCCCGACCTTTTGCTCTGCTTGTGTTTGCGGCCCCCTCTGCGTTGCTTATTGTGGCCCCTGCTTCTTGGGGCTGCTCTCCGCCTAAAAAAGGTTGCTGTGTGGGATTCAACTCCGCCACAGGTTCTTCCTCCGATTCCGCGCTGCTTGAAATATACCCCAGCGGCTTTCTCACACGCCGCGTCATCACTCTGCTCCTCTGTGCTCCGGATCTCCCTCCATGACGCCATCTGTATACGCCATCCTCTCTGTAATCTTGCTGCACACGAAGGTATTTCGAACGTTTAAAGGCAAGTATCTCACTCTTGTATTTAATCAGTTGTTCTTGCAGCTTGTTTAGCCAGTCACCGTCCTTGTCCATCCTCAGAGTGCTTAGATTGTCAGACTCAAATTGTATTATCTCACCACGCACTGTCTTCAGCTCCGTCCCGCCTCCTCAATTACCAGCAATATCAGTTCCTGTGAACATCTATCAAGGGCTGCACACCACCGATTACAGAAATCCTGGTTACTACGCCCGATGGTAGGCATATTATTAATCCGAAAGCCACGTGGGatcctcttttctctgtaatattcaGAGAGGGACACCCCATGTAGGTGCAACTCCACCTCTCGTCTTTTCAGACGCAGTAGCTCATGGTAGGTTTCCTTTGCCCCCAATTCACCGAACGTGTCCTTAAATGTCTCTGCAAATAGAATCTTGTCAACCTCTTCCGTTGTATATGGTCTGTATTCCATGTCTTGCTGTGTTAGTCTATCCATGTTGTTCTTGGAAATAGGACAGAGTCTATGAAATAAATTATCGTGTAACgaagaaaatgaaatatatcaAAGAAAATTGCAGGTGCTCGCCAAACTGTTTCCAGTATAATATATCCTCACTAGGACAGCACCCTGCTGACGTCGTGTTACCTGGGTGCAAGGTAAGAAATGCGAATActccaagaaagaccagcaacaccagggtttctgtgtatcaaagcaaaagtgtattcaaataatgcatgaatagccgacgtgacgtttcggtccacgcagggaccttcctcatggcaaccATGCTCATAATCCAAATTCCCATAAATACCCAacaaaaggaagtgacatcaatagcaattagtgactgctgtgtatcttcaaaaaatttttttaagatCAATGATAAAAAGTAATATCTAAAAAAGACCGACAAATGCCAATAGTAAATTCAACATGTTACTTAGTGAAATATCATATGTAccaaatattttatatgaatgcaATTTTTTGAAGATACACAGCAGTCACTAAGTCACTAAGTGCAGCTTCACTAAGTCACTAAGTGCagcttcccaactatagtcaggtgatcccactggtgtctaataaaagggcagccaagtatggaggtttactttgaaagcagcaagttaagttgcaggtaaaaccaagtccctttgtaaaatgtataatgaagcaatagaatttcttaatgaatcagatgaaaattgagcataggactggccggatatggatgactttgacgtagttggccagcttaaatatattgcaatatatggacaaacaatcctgttttgtttaaaggtaagcatttttcagtagcagtatgcacaaaatgtcgctgtcttaaatatattgataatggttgagtgcagaggaaatcttgtatttgtctatatgtattttgtggtcacaccctcattgcacccataatgattttaaaaactatgtGAGCAAATTTCCctttttgttatagttataaGAACATACATATGTTTAGTACTCAATAAAAGTAGTATATGTGTCTAATAAAAGGCACAAGTTtgatttactttaaaataaattgataaaACATATCtacttataaaatgtataattaaacatagaattcttaatgaatcaataAAATTAGCATAATACTCAATATTGATActtatatattgataaatatattgcaatatatgaaacaatctgttttgtttaaagggtaagcatTTTTCATACATATACAAAATTCGTgtactaaatatattgatatatggttgataaaatttgtatttctatatattattGAGTCACACCTCATATGCACCGCTAATGATTTTAATATACTATGTGAGAcacttcttatatatatatatatatatatataatatatatatatatatatatatatatatatatatatataatatatatatatatatatatatatatatatatatatatatatataatatatatatatatatatatatatatatatatatatatataatatatataatatatatatataatatatatataaaatatatatatatatatatatatatatatatatatatatataatatatatatatataaatattatatataataaatataatatatatatataataatatatatatatatataatatatatatatatatatatatatatatatatatataaatatatatatatatatatatatatataataaatatatataatatatatatatatatataatatatataatatatatatatatataatatatataatatatatataatatatataataatatatataataatataatattatatatataataatatataatatatatatatatatatatatataatatatatatatataaataatatatatatatatatatatatatatataatataatatatataatatatatatatatatatataatatatataatatatatatatatataaatatataatatatatatatatatatatataatatataatatatatatatatatatataatatatatatatatatatataataaaatatatatatatatataatatatatatatatatatatatatatatatatataatatatataatatataataaatatatatataatatatatataatatatatatattatatatatatatatatatatatatatatatattaatatatataatatatataatatatatatatatataatatatataatatatatatatatatataatatatatatatatatataaatatatatatatatatatataatatatatatatatatatatatataatatatatatatatatataaatatatatataatataatataaatatatatatataaatatatatataatatatatataatatatatatatataatatatatatataaatatatataatatatatatatatatatatataaatatatataaatatatatatatatatatatataaatatatataaatatatatataaatatataatatatatataaatatataaaatatatatatataatataatatattaatatatataaatataatatatatatataatatatatatatatatatatatatatatatatatatatatatatatatatatatatatatatatatatatatataaatatatatatatatatataaatatatatatatatatataatatatatatatatataaatatatatatatataaatatatatatatataaatatatatatatataaatataaatacataaatataaatatataaatataaatatataaatataaatatatatatataaaatatatatataaaaaaaatatatatatatatatatatttatatttatatatatatatatatatatatatatatatttatatatatatatatatatatatatatatttatatatatatatatatttatttatatatatatatttatttatatatatatatatatatttatttatatatatatatatatatatatttatttatatatatatatatatatttatttatatatatatatatatatatttatttatatatatatatatttatttatatatatatatatatttatttatatatatatatatatatatttatatatatttatatatatttatatatatttatatatatttatatatatttatatatattatatatatatatatatatatatatatatatatatatatatatatatatatatatataaatatatatatatataaatatatataaataaatatatatataaatatatataaataaatatatatataatatatataaatatatatatatatatatatatatatatatatatatatatataaataaataaatataaataaataaatatataaataaatatataaataaatataaataaataaatatatataaataaatatatataaataaataaatatatatataaataaatatatatatatatataaataaatatatatatatatataaataaatatatatatatataaataatatatatatatatataaatatatatatatatataaatatatagaaaatccaaaaatacggatgcacacaggtatttccaaaatagttaaaaaacttagattttattcagtacatttaaaaaagcaggtcgacgtttcggtctgtatctaagaccattttcaagaccataaaatttatatatatatatatatatatatatatatatatatatatataaatatatatatgtgtgtgtgtgtgtgtgtgtgtgtatatatatatatatatatatattgccgaAAATCCATAAAAGCTTAACTTCACCCCCAGGGCGACCTATTGTGTCAGCAAGAAATGGTCTATTACATCCTTTGGGTACATATTTAGATCAGATGCTACAGCCGGTGGTTCAAACAACCTTATCCTATATACGCGACACTCCACATTTTTTAGAGTGTATCAAGAATCTTGTTTTACCCAAGGATGATACTTTGTTGCTGGCCACTATAGATGTGGTCAGCCTTTACACCAGCATTCCACATGGTGAAGGTTTAAAGGCGGTGGAGAAATCCCTTAGGGAATTTAATGATTATGATGGTCCCCCGATTGGTTTCATAATGGAACTGCTGACCATGTGCCTTAATTTTAACTATTTCCGATTTGAGGGGGATTATATTTCAACAGATCTCAGGGACGGCAATGGGGGCCCCGATGGCCCCCTCATATGCAAATCTTTATATGCACCAGTTTGAGATAACCaacatttttcccaaattttaccAACATATAGTGATGTATAAAAGATTCATCGATGATATTGTATTGATCTGGAGAGGGGGTGAGGCAGGTTTCAAAGATATGATGACAGAACTAAATAACTGCTCTGCTTCCACCAAATTTACTTCTAAATGTGGCAGGGAGGTGGAAtttcttgatttatttttaaCCATGCGAGAGTCTGTTGTGGAATATTCTTTGTTCCGCAAAAAAACAGACCGAAATACTCTTTTGCATGCATCGAGTTGCCATGCCCCTGCCCTCAAACGTTCATTACCTATATCACAATATTGTAGAGTTCTCAGAAATAATTCAATTTCGTCTAATTGTGATTTACAATTATCACAAATGACTGAACGTTTTATGGAAAGGGGTTATAGTAAAAATGATCTAGATAGAGCACTCGATATGGCAATTAAAAAGATCCAGCAATCAAGTGAACTTAAACGTAATACTAATTCATTAATTCTCTCTACACAATTCAATAACATCTCTCCTGCAATATGCCAGGCAGTACGATCAAATTGGAAAATTATAAAAGCAGACCCACAACTAGATAAGATCTCTCCCAATCCCCCTATGTTTGGTTACAGAAGGGGTCGTAATCTTAGGGATTTATTAGTAGTGGGTGATCCAGTGCAGTGCTATCTACCCCCAAAGCCAGAACCATCATGGTTATCTTCCAGCAAACAGGGTTGCTTTAGGTGCCCAACATGTCTGTCTTGCCGATATATGACTCCAAGCACAAGTTTTGTGCACCCACATACTGGACATCGTTTTCTGATACGACATCATATAACGTGTACTACTACAcatgtcatttatttaattacttgTCCTTGTGGGTTGTCATATGTCGGCAAGACAGACATGATGCTCAGATTACGCATTGATGGACACAGATCGGCCATCAAGACTGCGTTTAGGGACAATAAAACTACCAAACCTGTTGCCAAACATTATCTTGAAAAGGGACATGGGTTGCCtacttttaaatatttggcaATTGATCATGTTCCTTTACCTCGAAGAGGTGGTGACCGTTCTAAGATTTTACTACAACGAGAATCCTTTTGGATAAAAACTCTCGGTACTCTTACACCAAACGGTCTCAATGAATATTGTTCtttcacttgttttttagatCAGCGTTAAGTTTCGTAAATTATACATCTGTCCTTCATTTGAGTGTATCATGACCTTAGGTTTTAGGTAAGTGTTTTGAATCACATTGTATTTTCTAAATGCTACTTTGGGGATGTTAAATGTGAAACATATTGATACATGTTATAATTAACCTATTGAGTGTTGTGATGTCATGGGGGGTGGGatttaattggttttaaatatttgcaactttattgcatttttatatggaaagacatcttgagaaaggttcaagtccaggaaccgaaacgttgatgtttgtgCATCAAGTATGctaaataaataagtatttttaCTCCTTGAAACGGTGTGCGTGGAACTTTGGATCCGTATACAAGACAATCTACACACTGCACCCGCATGAGTTATTTATCGACGTGTGCGAGCTTATtgggaggatatatatatatatatatatatatatatatatatatatatatatacatacatacatacatacatacatacatacatacatacatacatacatacacacaca
The sequence above is a segment of the Xenopus laevis strain J_2021 chromosome 8L, Xenopus_laevis_v10.1, whole genome shotgun sequence genome. Coding sequences within it:
- the LOC121397307 gene encoding uncharacterized protein LOC121397307 — its product is MASWREIRSTEEQSDDAACEKAAGVYFKQRGIGGRTCGGVESHTATFFRRRAAPRSRGHNKQRRGGRKHKQSKRSGQTSTPGEQSAAEQAIINLSGHQLTPPEVSVLIKGLSYVPSVVPQDFNIIVDNYRFSRTLRLQEHFKGARRSITEDDRIIPQFRAKSVFDPIINNASLRTFSRMLDAAVPDFLQQSRNRGNCTKEERTALRGLRENSNIIVKPADKGGAVVVLDYEYYRTEILGQLSDASCYCKLSYDPTLKFQTQLKILLEEACTHGWISETLYNGLYVEHPQWPIVQTDTELTGINRKRIRFGHRRHRNIKELLSPADPVSKYKSLMVTGKVGVYRCGGCVMCSSLITGDKFFHPHTGKPYEIKQRLTCISQNVIYIIKCPCGLLYCGKTRRQLRERISMHRATIRAALDPKPRKDTKQDISKQPVAQHWLMAKHPASAFKCMPIDCIADLPREATLIKLCYREKHSGHIN